Proteins from a single region of Butyrivibrio fibrisolvens:
- a CDS encoding DUF4143 domain-containing protein, translated as MQAFKEYKGAFTEQYVLQQIIAQDIKAYYYSKENSTLELDFIIQKEDVHPIEVKAEENLRSKSLSTIYNENKDLKPWRFSMAGFRQQDWMVNVPLYLIYEWIKASE; from the coding sequence ATTCAGGCTTTTAAAGAGTATAAAGGCGCCTTTACAGAACAATATGTTTTGCAGCAAATCATAGCGCAAGATATCAAAGCATATTACTACTCAAAAGAGAATTCTACGCTAGAACTTGATTTTATAATTCAAAAAGAAGACGTTCATCCTATAGAAGTTAAGGCGGAAGAAAATCTAAGATCCAAAAGTCTTAGTACTATTTATAACGAAAATAAAGATTTGAAACCCTGGCGATTCTCAATGGCGGGTTTCAGACAACAAGATTGGATGGTCAATGTACCACTATATCTTATCTATGAATGGATCAAAGCAAGTGAGTAA
- a CDS encoding diguanylate cyclase, with protein sequence MYILEFLLEHYIMLAELIGLWLLMDSGIHLTKKTILVTRIVVILIFTESVLWSLELWTRSFETLSIARPILTSTIYLLHPAIMIGIIGMGDGIRKQKMWIHIPLTISIPLIYTSQWTHLIFWYTADNVYKTVDSFFKYYPYILFFFYAFALGIFLIENFSLFYRRARKGVFFTLVFSLMGVILHVILDVDTDYSTLFASALILYYLFLYMNTSKMDPLTGLMNRQCYYADSKKGRERISAVASVDMNDLKKINDTMGHKAGDEALQAVSRCLNFKAGRAKNVYRIGGDEFAIFYYAKDEAYVQKDIELIKKELSKTPYVCAFGYTMIGRSEKIDSAMTDADQKMYKNKAAIKHTNIKNIAAMKQATIEAIHEALNSGMWGMDFDEEGNMIKVEWSQQFRKMIGFDDESDFPNELESWSDRLHPDDKERVLKEFNDTIADYTNQKTYDVEYNFKIKDGQWRRFHAIGKLLRRDNGVPLSYVGMFVDITDGANAVS encoded by the coding sequence ATGTATATATTAGAGTTCTTGCTAGAGCATTATATAATGCTTGCTGAACTTATAGGTCTGTGGCTTTTGATGGATTCCGGAATTCATCTGACCAAAAAGACCATACTGGTGACAAGGATTGTCGTCATTTTGATCTTCACAGAGTCAGTTCTATGGTCTTTAGAACTCTGGACACGAAGCTTTGAAACCTTGTCTATAGCAAGGCCTATACTCACTTCTACTATCTATCTGCTCCATCCAGCTATAATGATTGGCATAATAGGCATGGGTGATGGTATCCGGAAGCAGAAAATGTGGATCCACATACCTCTTACAATAAGTATCCCTCTTATATATACTTCTCAGTGGACCCATCTTATTTTCTGGTATACCGCGGACAATGTGTATAAAACTGTAGATAGCTTTTTTAAATATTATCCCTACATCCTGTTTTTCTTTTATGCCTTTGCTCTTGGAATATTCCTTATAGAGAACTTCTCTCTTTTTTACAGAAGAGCCAGAAAAGGAGTCTTCTTCACGCTTGTATTCTCACTTATGGGAGTTATATTACACGTAATCCTAGATGTTGATACTGACTACAGTACTCTCTTTGCATCCGCTCTGATACTATATTATCTGTTCCTGTACATGAATACTTCCAAGATGGATCCGCTTACAGGGCTCATGAATCGTCAATGCTACTATGCTGATTCTAAAAAGGGCAGAGAGAGGATAAGTGCCGTCGCTTCAGTTGATATGAATGATCTAAAGAAGATCAATGATACGATGGGGCACAAAGCCGGTGATGAGGCACTTCAGGCAGTTAGCAGGTGCCTTAATTTTAAAGCCGGAAGAGCCAAAAATGTATATAGAATAGGCGGCGATGAATTCGCGATATTCTATTATGCCAAGGATGAAGCTTATGTCCAAAAAGACATAGAACTTATCAAAAAAGAACTGTCCAAGACACCTTACGTCTGTGCCTTTGGATATACTATGATAGGCAGATCAGAAAAAATCGACTCTGCAATGACCGATGCAGATCAAAAGATGTACAAAAACAAAGCAGCTATCAAGCACACTAACATTAAGAACATTGCTGCCATGAAACAGGCCACTATCGAAGCTATTCATGAAGCCCTGAATTCCGGAATGTGGGGAATGGATTTTGATGAAGAAGGGAATATGATCAAAGTCGAGTGGAGCCAGCAGTTTCGGAAGATGATAGGCTTTGACGATGAAAGCGACTTCCCTAACGAGCTTGAATCCTGGTCTGATCGTCTGCACCCTGATGACAAAGAAAGAGTTCTTAAAGAATTCAACGATACGATTGCGGATTATACTAATCAAAAGACCTATGATGTTGAATATAATTTTAAGATCAAGGACGGCCAATGGCGCAGATTCCATGCAATAGGCAAACTTCTCAGAAGAGACAATGGTGTTCCGCTATCTTATGTCGGCATGTTTGTAGATATCACAGATGGAGCGAATGCCGTCTCATGA
- a CDS encoding DUF3137 domain-containing protein, translating into MELREKDNTSDMRGIVIYIVIVYSVIFTIWGIRTHRRKYRIAYADRVVIPVVKEFFPNGEFVPFGKTCDVLNMYSYFGLFRRDMFEHVNFYMNSNDERGIETFSYDSYHNSTPTSTDSGGTCTTYEGSILKFNRPSNIKGTVKIVSCMPSSSIFKHTFADYCNLNPKATPIRMATMLPDFDNQFMCFASDKESFDAAINSNVISGLMSIKQRYGDFSVVLTSGMAMFAFEKVDAFMHLPTGRSAESADPYEATRNLIRTIIAIINDLSNAISNT; encoded by the coding sequence ATGGAGTTAAGAGAGAAGGATAACACATCAGATATGCGCGGAATAGTAATATACATCGTTATAGTTTATTCAGTAATATTCACCATATGGGGCATCAGAACACATAGGCGTAAATACAGGATAGCCTATGCCGACAGAGTAGTAATCCCTGTGGTAAAAGAGTTCTTCCCAAATGGAGAGTTCGTGCCCTTCGGTAAGACCTGCGATGTTCTAAATATGTATTCATACTTTGGACTCTTTAGAAGAGATATGTTTGAACACGTAAATTTCTACATGAACTCCAATGATGAAAGAGGAATCGAGACCTTCTCTTATGACAGCTATCACAATTCAACTCCCACTAGCACAGATAGCGGTGGCACCTGCACAACATATGAGGGATCAATTCTCAAGTTCAATAGACCCAGCAATATAAAAGGCACTGTGAAGATTGTATCCTGTATGCCTAGCTCCAGTATATTCAAGCATACATTTGCCGATTACTGTAATCTGAATCCTAAGGCAACACCCATACGTATGGCAACAATGTTACCTGACTTCGACAACCAGTTCATGTGTTTCGCATCCGATAAAGAAAGCTTCGACGCCGCAATCAACAGCAACGTCATATCAGGACTTATGTCAATCAAACAGCGCTACGGCGACTTCTCAGTTGTCCTCACCAGCGGCATGGCAATGTTCGCCTTCGAAAAAGTAGACGCCTTCATGCATCTACCAACCGGAAGAAGCGCTGAAAGTGCAGACCCATACGAAGCAACCAGAAATCTGATCAGGACAATAATTGCAATAATCAACGATTTGTCGAACGCGATTTCTAATACGTAA